One Tolypothrix bouteillei VB521301 DNA window includes the following coding sequences:
- the lepA gene encoding translation elongation factor 4, giving the protein MTDVPASRIRNFCIIAHIDHGKSTLADRLLQVTGTVEQREMKEQFLDNMDLERERGITIKLQAARMNYKAKDGQTYVLNLIDTPGHVDFSYEVSRSLAACEGALLVVDASQGVEAQTLANVYLALEHNLEIIPVLNKIDLPGAEPDRVIKEIEEIIGLDCSGAILASAKEGIGVDDILEAIVERIPSPQNTVDERLRALIFDSYYDSYRGVIVYFRVMDGKLKKGDRIYLMASGKEYEIDEVGVLSPTQKQVDELHAGEVGYLSAAIKAVADARVGDTVTLSGAKATEPLPGYTEANPMVFCGMFPIDADQFEDLREALDKLKLNDAALHFEPETSSAMGFGFRCGFLGLLHMEIVQERLEREYDLDLIITAPSVVYKVTTVKGEEIYVDNPSHLPSPNEREKIEEPYVQVDMITPETYVGTLMELAQNRRGVFKDMKYLTQGRTTLTYELPLAEVVTDFFDQMKSRSRGYASMEYQLIGYRENPLVRLDILINGDPVDSLAMIVHRDKAYGVGRSMAEKLKELIPRHQFKVPIQASIGSKVIASEHIPALRKDVLAKCYGGDISRKKKLLQKQAKGKKRMKSVGTVDVPQEAFMAVLRLDRES; this is encoded by the coding sequence ATGACTGACGTTCCCGCATCTCGCATTCGCAATTTCTGTATTATTGCTCATATAGACCACGGAAAATCTACCCTCGCCGATCGCTTGTTACAAGTGACTGGTACTGTGGAGCAGCGAGAAATGAAAGAACAGTTTCTCGATAACATGGATCTTGAACGGGAGCGCGGCATTACCATTAAGCTGCAAGCTGCCCGAATGAATTATAAAGCAAAAGATGGTCAGACGTATGTCCTGAATCTTATTGATACTCCGGGACACGTAGACTTTTCCTATGAGGTATCTCGCAGTCTTGCTGCTTGTGAAGGCGCACTGCTTGTTGTAGATGCTTCTCAAGGTGTCGAAGCTCAAACCTTGGCAAACGTTTATTTGGCTCTAGAGCATAATTTGGAAATTATACCAGTGCTGAATAAAATTGATTTGCCAGGGGCAGAACCAGACCGAGTGATTAAGGAAATTGAAGAGATTATTGGTTTGGATTGCAGTGGTGCAATTTTGGCTTCTGCGAAGGAAGGCATTGGCGTTGATGACATTTTAGAAGCAATTGTTGAGCGGATACCATCACCGCAAAATACGGTTGATGAGCGTCTCAGAGCATTGATTTTTGATAGCTATTATGATAGTTACCGGGGCGTAATTGTTTATTTCCGGGTCATGGACGGTAAGTTAAAGAAAGGCGATCGCATCTACCTCATGGCATCTGGTAAAGAATACGAAATTGATGAGGTTGGAGTCCTTTCTCCCACTCAAAAGCAAGTCGATGAATTACACGCCGGAGAAGTGGGCTACCTATCAGCAGCAATCAAAGCTGTAGCAGATGCACGGGTAGGTGATACTGTGACCCTCTCTGGAGCCAAAGCGACTGAACCATTACCCGGTTATACAGAAGCAAACCCAATGGTCTTCTGTGGAATGTTCCCCATTGATGCTGACCAATTTGAGGATTTGCGCGAAGCATTGGACAAACTCAAACTCAATGACGCTGCATTGCATTTTGAACCGGAAACCTCAAGTGCGATGGGTTTTGGTTTCCGTTGCGGCTTCTTGGGTTTGCTCCATATGGAGATTGTCCAAGAACGCTTGGAACGAGAGTACGACTTGGATCTTATTATTACTGCGCCGTCAGTCGTGTACAAGGTGACAACCGTTAAAGGCGAGGAAATTTATGTTGATAACCCCAGCCACTTACCCTCACCTAACGAACGGGAAAAAATTGAGGAACCCTACGTTCAGGTAGACATGATTACGCCGGAAACTTACGTTGGGACTTTGATGGAGTTGGCGCAAAATCGGCGTGGTGTATTTAAGGATATGAAATACCTCACCCAAGGGCGTACTACACTAACATACGAGCTACCTTTAGCGGAAGTGGTTACCGACTTTTTTGACCAAATGAAGTCTCGCTCTCGGGGTTATGCGAGTATGGAATATCAATTGATTGGTTACCGAGAAAATCCCTTAGTCAGGTTAGATATTCTCATTAATGGTGACCCAGTTGATTCCTTAGCAATGATCGTTCACCGCGATAAAGCTTACGGTGTTGGGCGATCGATGGCGGAAAAACTTAAAGAACTCATTCCCCGCCATCAATTTAAAGTCCCCATTCAAGCGTCTATTGGAAGTAAGGTAATTGCCAGCGAACATATTCCAGCATTACGCAAAGACGTTCTTGCTAAGTGCTATGGCGGTGATATCAGCCGTAAGAAGAAACTCTTGCAGAAACAGGCAAAAGGTAAAAAGCGCATGAAGTCGGTGGGTACGGTGGATGTCCCTCAGGAAGCTTTTATGGCTGTTCTGCGTTTGGATAGGGAAAGCTAA
- a CDS encoding glycoside hydrolase, whose amino-acid sequence MSHPLYVAFIWHQHQPLYKSPDSGVSLSNSQQYRLPWVRLHGTKDYLDLILILERYPKLHQTVNLVPSLILQLEDYVAGTAFDPYLEVSLTPVEQLTDTQRDFIIQHFFDANHHHLIDPHPRYAELYYQRQNKGQSWCFANWELQDYSDLLAWHNLAWIDPLFWDDPEIAAWLKRGKNFTLGDRQRIYSKQREILRRIVPTHRKMQETGQLEVTTSPYTHPILPLLADTNSGRVAVPNMTLPEARFQWAEDIPRHLQKAWDLYVDRFGQAPRGLWPSEQSVSPEILPYIINQGFKWICSDEAVLGWTLKHFFHRDGAGNVKEPELLYQPYRLQTPVGDLAIVFRDHRLSDLIGFTYGAMSPKQAAADLVGHLQAIARMQREKQPEQPWLVTIALDGENCWEFYPEDGKPFLEALYQNFTDEPHLKLVTVSEFIEKFPPRATIPGEKLHSGSWVDGSFTTWIGDPAKNRAWDYLTHARLTLASHPEATEENNPEAWEALYAAEGSDWFWWFGVGHSSNHDAIFDRLFREHLYGIYKALNEPIPSYLRQPVENHEALSDRRPESFIHPVIDGKGDEQDWDKAGRIEIGGARGTMHSSSPIQRLWYGVDHLNFYLRVDFKTGVKPGQDLPPELNLLWFYPDQPMNNSPVPLAEVPDIAPVNYLFHHHLGINLLTQSTYFREAGEHYQWHPRFSRAQVALNNCLEIAVPWADLQIPPDYALRLVLVLADEGSYCAYFPENALIPIEVP is encoded by the coding sequence ATGTCTCATCCCCTTTACGTCGCTTTTATTTGGCATCAACACCAGCCGCTGTATAAATCTCCTGACAGCGGCGTTTCGCTATCAAATTCCCAACAATATCGTTTGCCTTGGGTGCGTTTGCACGGTACTAAGGATTACTTGGATTTAATTCTGATTTTGGAACGCTATCCCAAGTTGCACCAGACGGTGAATTTGGTGCCATCTCTGATTTTGCAACTGGAAGATTACGTTGCTGGCACTGCTTTTGACCCTTATTTGGAAGTGAGTTTGACACCAGTTGAACAACTCACTGACACACAACGAGATTTTATTATACAACACTTTTTTGATGCCAATCACCACCATTTGATCGACCCACATCCCCGCTATGCCGAGTTGTACTATCAACGACAGAATAAAGGACAATCTTGGTGTTTTGCTAATTGGGAATTGCAGGATTACAGCGATTTGTTAGCTTGGCACAATTTAGCGTGGATAGATCCTCTGTTTTGGGACGATCCGGAGATTGCGGCTTGGTTGAAGCGAGGTAAGAATTTTACTCTGGGCGATCGCCAGCGAATTTACTCCAAACAGAGAGAAATTCTCAGGAGAATTGTCCCTACTCACCGGAAAATGCAGGAAACGGGTCAGTTGGAAGTCACAACATCGCCCTACACTCATCCTATCTTACCCTTGCTAGCTGATACCAACTCCGGACGTGTAGCGGTGCCTAATATGACACTACCAGAGGCTCGGTTTCAGTGGGCGGAAGATATTCCCCGGCATTTGCAAAAAGCGTGGGATTTGTACGTTGACAGATTTGGGCAGGCACCGCGTGGTTTGTGGCCCTCAGAACAGTCAGTGAGCCCGGAAATCTTACCGTATATTATTAATCAAGGTTTTAAGTGGATTTGCTCAGATGAAGCTGTTTTGGGATGGACCCTAAAACACTTTTTCCATCGCGATGGAGCAGGTAATGTTAAAGAACCAGAATTGCTGTACCAACCATATCGCTTGCAAACTCCAGTGGGGGATTTGGCGATCGTGTTTCGAGATCACAGATTATCAGATTTAATTGGCTTTACCTATGGTGCAATGTCTCCCAAACAAGCAGCAGCAGATTTGGTAGGGCATTTACAAGCGATTGCGCGGATGCAAAGAGAAAAACAACCAGAACAACCTTGGTTGGTTACCATTGCTCTAGATGGTGAAAATTGCTGGGAATTTTATCCTGAAGATGGCAAACCCTTCTTAGAAGCTCTGTACCAGAATTTTACAGACGAACCACACCTAAAACTGGTCACTGTCTCAGAATTTATCGAAAAGTTTCCCCCAAGAGCAACCATACCAGGAGAAAAACTGCACAGTGGTTCTTGGGTTGATGGTAGCTTTACGACTTGGATTGGCGATCCTGCGAAAAACCGTGCTTGGGATTACTTAACACACGCTAGGCTAACATTAGCCAGTCACCCAGAAGCAACAGAAGAAAATAATCCCGAAGCATGGGAAGCTTTGTACGCAGCAGAAGGTTCTGACTGGTTTTGGTGGTTTGGTGTAGGGCATTCTTCAAATCACGATGCTATTTTCGATCGCCTGTTTCGAGAGCATTTGTATGGCATATACAAAGCTTTAAATGAACCCATCCCCTCATATCTTCGTCAACCAGTAGAAAACCACGAAGCACTATCAGATCGCCGACCGGAAAGTTTTATCCATCCCGTCATTGATGGTAAAGGTGATGAGCAAGACTGGGACAAAGCCGGACGTATCGAAATCGGTGGAGCAAGGGGTACAATGCACAGCAGCAGCCCCATTCAACGACTTTGGTATGGAGTAGATCACCTCAATTTTTATTTACGGGTAGACTTTAAAACAGGTGTAAAACCAGGGCAAGATTTGCCACCGGAATTGAATTTACTGTGGTTTTATCCAGACCAACCCATGAATAACAGCCCAGTTCCCCTAGCTGAAGTTCCCGATATTGCACCAGTGAACTACCTGTTCCACCATCATTTGGGAATTAATTTGCTGACCCAGTCAACTTATTTTCGCGAAGCAGGAGAACACTATCA
- a CDS encoding NifU family protein, whose product MELTVDNVETVLDEMRPYLISDGGNVELVELDGPVVKLRLQGACGSCPSSTMTLRMGIERRLREMIPEIAEVEQVI is encoded by the coding sequence ATGGAACTCACAGTTGACAATGTTGAAACAGTTTTAGATGAAATGCGTCCCTACCTCATATCTGATGGCGGTAACGTGGAACTTGTAGAACTTGATGGTCCCGTTGTCAAACTGCGGTTACAAGGTGCTTGTGGTTCTTGTCCTAGTTCTACCATGACTCTCAGAATGGGTATTGAGCGTCGCCTTCGGGAAATGATTCCAGAAATTGCAGAAGTGGAACAAGTGATATAG
- a CDS encoding ATP-binding protein — MSITANSQRSNILTQNSDTTTSNTNGFWANLGAELVYTQERTGRYLTFYWQHSEKVGISPETLLDDSNAEQVFAPKDEVAYLEKLQQILTTLVPQKYQCWFSYGQQLFELELTISPIMSSVGSVPTTVLVMGRLLQEVTASQPENLTPQKPVVFNSVLRSHRHHKLINQITRNIRRTLDLDIIWQQTVDSLGKALQLERCIICPYHASSTKVQITAEYHQSTRGSMLGLEIDFDSESGFARAISTLQPILIESPEHPQLKQQKMLVIATCYQDQPNGLIAAVLRDSCCLLTADDLELAKDVADQLGTAIAHATLYKELEAARQEAEQATRRIRDFLANVTHELRTPLNGIIGFLKLILEGMADDPEEQKQFLQEAHKSSLYLLDIINDILDIAKIEAGKMELELRSVTLDELFSDVENFMRPQAEGRNLSFRMQRPATSDEIIVQGDYQRLKQVMLNLIGNAIKFTHEGGITVSADVVRKKVTFQDRQLPGMVRVRVADTGIGVSLDKQDKLFHLFSQVDGSRTRQYGGTGLGLAISQKLVEAMGGEVNFYSLGEGLGSTVTFTVPLYQQPLIISTSDGDPQD, encoded by the coding sequence ATGAGTATTACTGCTAACTCTCAAAGGTCAAATATATTGACACAAAATTCGGACACCACTACCAGTAACACTAATGGCTTTTGGGCAAATTTAGGAGCCGAGTTGGTGTATACGCAAGAGAGAACGGGACGTTATCTAACTTTTTACTGGCAACACAGCGAAAAAGTTGGGATAAGCCCGGAAACGTTGCTTGATGATTCCAATGCAGAGCAAGTCTTCGCTCCAAAGGATGAAGTTGCCTATTTGGAAAAGTTGCAGCAGATTTTGACAACTTTGGTACCACAAAAATATCAATGCTGGTTTAGCTACGGTCAGCAGTTGTTTGAGTTGGAGTTGACCATCAGTCCCATTATGTCTTCTGTGGGCAGTGTCCCAACAACTGTTTTAGTGATGGGACGACTCTTGCAAGAAGTGACAGCAAGTCAACCGGAAAACTTAACACCTCAAAAACCTGTAGTCTTCAATTCGGTGTTGCGTTCCCATCGCCACCACAAACTAATCAATCAAATTACCAGAAATATCCGGCGTACATTAGACCTCGATATTATTTGGCAGCAAACAGTGGATAGTTTGGGGAAAGCGTTACAACTAGAACGTTGTATTATTTGCCCGTATCACGCGTCTAGCACTAAGGTACAGATAACAGCAGAATACCACCAGTCAACTAGAGGTTCGATGCTGGGCTTGGAAATAGATTTTGATTCTGAGTCTGGCTTTGCGCGGGCAATTTCAACTTTGCAACCAATTTTGATAGAATCGCCCGAACATCCTCAACTAAAGCAGCAAAAAATGCTGGTGATTGCTACGTGTTATCAGGATCAACCCAATGGGTTAATTGCTGCAGTTCTTCGCGATTCATGTTGTCTGCTCACAGCAGACGATCTTGAACTGGCAAAGGATGTTGCCGATCAACTTGGGACGGCGATCGCTCACGCAACTTTATACAAAGAATTAGAAGCAGCACGTCAGGAAGCAGAACAAGCGACTCGCCGCATTCGAGATTTCCTTGCCAATGTCACTCATGAATTGCGAACGCCGCTCAACGGTATTATTGGCTTCTTAAAACTGATTTTAGAGGGTATGGCAGATGACCCCGAAGAACAGAAGCAGTTTCTCCAAGAAGCACACAAATCCTCATTATATTTACTTGATATTATTAATGATATTTTAGATATTGCCAAAATCGAAGCAGGCAAAATGGAATTGGAACTGCGTTCGGTGACTTTAGATGAATTATTTAGTGATGTAGAAAATTTTATGCGCCCTCAAGCAGAGGGGAGAAATCTCAGTTTCCGAATGCAAAGACCAGCCACGTCAGATGAAATTATTGTCCAAGGGGATTACCAGCGCTTAAAGCAGGTCATGTTAAATTTAATTGGAAATGCTATTAAATTTACCCACGAAGGGGGTATCACAGTCAGCGCTGATGTTGTTCGTAAAAAAGTCACTTTCCAAGACCGACAGTTACCCGGTATGGTGCGCGTGCGTGTAGCAGATACGGGTATTGGAGTATCCTTAGATAAACAAGACAAACTGTTCCACTTGTTCAGCCAGGTCGATGGTTCTCGTACCCGTCAGTATGGAGGTACGGGTTTGGGGCTGGCGATCTCTCAAAAGCTTGTTGAGGCGATGGGGGGTGAAGTCAATTTTTACAGCCTGGGTGAAGGGCTTGGCTCAACAGTCACCTTTACAGTTCCGCTATATCAGCAACCGCTCATAATTTCCACCTCGGATGGCGACCCGCAAGATTAG